The Mesomycoplasma flocculare ATCC 27399 genome includes a window with the following:
- the rplA gene encoding 50S ribosomal protein L1, which yields MKKVSKKLLQARKLVDKYRFYTLEEAMELVKKTSYTKFSGSVDLAIRLNLDTRKADQQLRGAVVLPYGTGKNIRVLVATDSAEIATKSLKAGADLIYSTAELEANLKIDNFNFDILVVEPKLMPILGRYGKKLGPKGLMPNPKTGTVSPNPEKAVAEIKKGKANYRADKYGIIHSLIGKTNMEASHLVENAKTLLQLIRRLKPNTVKGNYFKNLTVSASMGPSIKIKYDSF from the coding sequence ATGAAAAAAGTTTCCAAAAAATTACTTCAAGCCCGTAAACTAGTCGATAAATACCGTTTTTACACTCTCGAAGAGGCAATGGAATTAGTCAAAAAAACTTCTTATACAAAATTTTCTGGTTCAGTTGATCTTGCAATTAGATTAAATCTTGATACCCGAAAAGCGGACCAACAACTCCGTGGGGCCGTCGTTCTCCCTTACGGAACTGGCAAAAACATCCGCGTTTTGGTAGCAACAGATTCTGCTGAGATTGCAACAAAATCTTTAAAAGCAGGCGCTGATCTGATTTATTCTACAGCGGAACTAGAAGCAAATCTTAAAATTGATAATTTTAATTTCGATATATTAGTAGTCGAACCAAAACTAATGCCCATCTTAGGCCGGTATGGGAAAAAATTAGGCCCAAAAGGTCTAATGCCCAACCCAAAAACTGGAACAGTATCGCCAAACCCAGAGAAAGCCGTTGCCGAAATTAAAAAAGGAAAAGCTAATTACCGCGCCGATAAATATGGCATTATTCATTCTTTAATTGGTAAAACCAATATGGAAGCAAGTCATTTAGTTGAAAATGCAAAAACATTATTACAACTAATCCGGAGACTAAAACCAAATACTGTTAAAGGAAATTATTTTAAAAATTTAACAGTTTCAGCTTCAATGGGGCCATCAATTAAAATCAAGTATGATAGCTTTTAA
- the rplK gene encoding 50S ribosomal protein L11 codes for MVKKNVVRVAKLQFTAGQAKPGPALAGLGIVMPEFTKKFNDKTKSRGSEPVPVKITIFKDKSFDFQLFTAPTSYKIKQAAKIESGAKKPNNEKVGKISFAQLKEIAEYKLPDLNTDDINKAILTVYGTCKQMGVEIENIEEFLKSTK; via the coding sequence ATGGTAAAAAAAAACGTTGTTCGGGTTGCAAAATTGCAATTCACCGCAGGGCAGGCAAAACCTGGGCCTGCCCTTGCCGGTCTTGGAATTGTAATGCCTGAATTTACAAAGAAGTTCAATGACAAAACAAAATCCCGCGGGAGTGAGCCTGTGCCTGTTAAAATAACGATTTTTAAAGATAAAAGTTTCGATTTCCAACTATTTACAGCACCAACATCTTATAAAATAAAACAAGCTGCTAAAATCGAATCAGGTGCAAAAAAACCAAATAATGAAAAAGTTGGCAAAATTAGTTTTGCCCAACTAAAAGAAATTGCCGAATACAAACTGCCGGATTTAAATACCGACGATATTAATAAGGCAATTCTTACAGTTTATGGCACTTGTAAACAAATGGGCGTTGAAATCGAAAATATTGAAGAATTTCTAAAAAGTACTAAATAA
- a CDS encoding RluA family pseudouridine synthase: protein MHSDQILNFIYENKPIRIDILITKLTNLSRKNAENLILQKKVLIDNNFVLKKNQIVKTGQKVKIFNDYQAPKISLKPIKMELEIVFQNENILLINKPKNLVVHPGIGNWDNTLLNGIISYFEADLLRNDHIRPGIIHRLDKDTTGLILVAKNVAAHNFFANQLAKREIKRFYKAIVVGKVLHKMMKINLPIARDLKNPLKKTISFFNAKPAITHVKLVKNFIYQNQNLSLVKCQLETGRTHQIRVHLAHIGFPIYGDPIYGQKVDKLGQRLHAYKIIFTDLDGKRCEFRADLPSEFDIAF, encoded by the coding sequence ATGCACAGCGACCAAATTCTTAATTTTATCTACGAAAACAAACCAATCCGCATTGATATTCTAATTACGAAACTAACTAATTTATCCCGGAAAAATGCGGAAAATTTAATTTTACAAAAAAAAGTATTAATTGATAACAATTTTGTTTTAAAAAAAAACCAAATTGTTAAAACCGGACAAAAAGTAAAAATTTTCAATGACTATCAAGCGCCAAAAATTTCGCTAAAGCCAATAAAAATGGAGCTTGAAATTGTTTTTCAAAACGAAAATATTCTTTTAATTAATAAGCCAAAAAATTTAGTAGTACATCCCGGAATCGGCAACTGAGATAATACCCTTTTAAACGGAATTATTTCTTATTTTGAGGCTGATTTACTAAGAAATGATCATATCAGGCCTGGGATTATTCACCGTCTTGATAAAGACACAACTGGCCTTATTTTAGTTGCAAAAAATGTCGCTGCTCATAATTTTTTTGCAAATCAACTGGCAAAACGAGAAATTAAAAGGTTTTATAAAGCAATTGTGGTTGGCAAAGTTTTACATAAAATGATGAAAATAAATTTGCCAATTGCTAGGGATTTAAAAAATCCCTTAAAAAAAACTATCAGTTTTTTTAATGCAAAACCAGCAATTACGCATGTTAAATTAGTTAAAAACTTTATTTATCAAAATCAAAATCTTAGTCTTGTAAAATGTCAACTGGAAACCGGCCGAACGCACCAAATTCGTGTTCATCTGGCGCATATTGGCTTTCCGATTTATGGCGATCCAATTTATGGGCAAAAAGTAGACAAATTAGGGCAAAGGCTCCATGCATATAAAATAATTTTTACAGATCTTGATGGCAAAAGATGTGAATTTAGAGCTGATTTGCCAAGCGAGTTTGATATTGCATTTTAG
- a CDS encoding Dps family protein, protein MLKKLAQLQASLTIFYTNLKNFHWNLQDIDFIIIHKFTDKLASETNNFIDELAEKLRALGTIALASFSDVSQNSDFELFPSQIWSSEEVLEKIAKQIKKVLKICKEIQQSQDNNEIEYLVYPLIDEIILFYHKELWKVYAQRPNS, encoded by the coding sequence ATGTTGAAAAAACTAGCGCAACTACAAGCAAGTTTAACTATATTTTATACAAATCTTAAAAATTTCCATTGAAATTTACAAGATATTGACTTTATAATAATTCATAAATTTACTGATAAATTAGCTAGTGAAACAAACAATTTTATCGATGAACTAGCCGAAAAATTGCGCGCTCTTGGAACAATTGCCCTTGCTAGTTTTTCTGATGTAAGCCAAAATTCAGATTTTGAATTATTTCCGTCACAGATTTGATCAAGCGAAGAAGTTTTAGAAAAAATAGCAAAACAAATCAAGAAAGTTCTTAAAATTTGCAAAGAAATTCAGCAAAGTCAAGATAATAACGAAATTGAATATTTAGTCTATCCTTTAATTGATGAAATAATTCTTTTTTATCACAAAGAATTGTGAAAAGTTTATGCACAGCGACCAAATTCTTAA
- the rpmE gene encoding 50S ribosomal protein L31 yields MKKNIHPEQHDLVLTCSTCNSQFTIKTVAEKFTIDICSGCHPQFTGDRSLNRTTGRIERFRRMAAKAQPKNKK; encoded by the coding sequence ATGAAAAAAAATATTCATCCCGAACAACACGACCTTGTTCTGACTTGTTCAACTTGCAACTCCCAATTTACCATAAAAACCGTTGCCGAAAAATTTACAATTGATATCTGTTCTGGTTGTCATCCACAATTTACGGGTGATCGTTCTTTGAATCGAACAACCGGTAGAATCGAAAGATTCCGTCGTATGGCGGCAAAAGCACAACCTAAAAATAAAAAATAG
- a CDS encoding FMN-dependent NADH-azoreductase produces MNILVLKSSVNEKKGSYSSHLADLFIEFYQKIHSEDQIEVYDLNQFPLANINLTAENFNDASFYQKAESDFWIKKLKQANKIVFSTSMTNFNYSATTKNFFDAITVPNKTFLFDKSNGNYVGLLKNIQNVQILTAQGAPIGWYPFGNHSALIKQIFEFLGAKVKAEIFVLAGTKVSPASQKPLIDFVNEHQNQLKILAENF; encoded by the coding sequence GTGAACATTTTAGTACTAAAATCATCTGTTAATGAAAAAAAAGGCTCATATTCTTCACATCTAGCCGATCTTTTTATTGAATTTTATCAAAAAATCCACTCTGAAGACCAAATTGAGGTTTATGATTTAAACCAGTTTCCGCTTGCAAATATTAACCTAACAGCGGAAAATTTTAATGATGCTAGTTTTTATCAAAAAGCTGAATCAGATTTTTGAATTAAAAAACTAAAACAAGCAAATAAAATTGTTTTTTCAACTTCAATGACAAATTTTAATTATTCGGCAACAACAAAAAACTTTTTTGATGCAATCACAGTGCCAAATAAAACTTTTTTATTTGATAAAAGTAACGGAAATTATGTTGGGTTACTAAAAAATATTCAAAATGTACAAATTTTGACTGCCCAAGGCGCACCAATTGGTTGGTATCCTTTTGGCAATCACAGCGCGCTAATCAAACAAATTTTTGAATTTCTTGGTGCAAAAGTTAAAGCAGAAATTTTTGTCCTTGCCGGAACCAAAGTATCCCCAGCAAGCCAAAAACCCTTAATTGATTTTGTAAATGAACATCAAAATCAATTAAAAATTTTAGCAGAAAATTTTTAA
- a CDS encoding FMN-dependent NADH-azoreductase yields the protein MTEILYIKSHLNPDSTCNRIANLFISEYKKDNPHINISEFDLNNEKVGKISLNSENFPHFWQDVNADFWIEKLKTVKKVIISSPIINWGYSAQIKNFFDAICLADRTFSYKYAKKGGSIGLLDNIENVQIILSAHSKQEDFVNPSPVETIAGTFNFLGAKKINTPLVIEESHKYKGANFDEKLIGYIKKIAKSF from the coding sequence ATGACAGAAATTTTGTATATAAAATCACATCTAAATCCGGATTCGACTTGCAATAGAATTGCAAATCTTTTTATTTCTGAATACAAAAAAGACAACCCGCATATCAATATTAGTGAATTTGACCTAAATAATGAAAAAGTAGGAAAAATATCACTAAATTCTGAAAATTTTCCTCATTTTTGACAGGATGTTAATGCTGATTTTTGAATTGAAAAATTAAAAACTGTAAAAAAGGTAATAATTTCTTCACCAATAATTAACTGAGGTTATTCAGCGCAAATTAAAAATTTTTTTGACGCAATTTGCCTTGCTGATCGAACTTTTTCTTATAAATACGCAAAAAAAGGCGGTTCTATTGGACTCCTTGATAATATCGAAAATGTGCAAATTATTTTAAGCGCGCATTCAAAACAAGAAGATTTTGTTAATCCAAGCCCAGTTGAGACAATTGCTGGCACTTTTAATTTCCTTGGCGCTAAAAAAATCAATACACCTTTAGTTATCGAGGAATCGCATAAATATAAAGGAGCTAATTTTGATGAAAAACTAATAGGTTATATCAAAAAAATAGCAAAAAGTTTCTAA